The Gammaproteobacteria bacterium sequence ACTCACCTCGTCTCCTCCTTCAGGTGTGTGGGGACCCTACCGGGTCCCCACACAGCGTGCCACCGAGCCCTCAGGCTCCTGGGAAGTACTTCTGGAGGATTTCGTCGTAGGTTCCGTTGTCCCTCAGCTTCTTCAACTCGACATTGATCGCGTCCATGAGTGCGGTGCGGTCATTGCTCGTCGCGAAGCCGTACTGCTCTCCGGTGAAGAACTTCTGTGTCACTACGAAGTTCGCATCCTGGTTTGCACGATCCAAGTTGACCGGGAAGTCCTGAAGGATGCCGTCGATGTCGCCCGACTGAAGGGCCAAGAACATCGCTGCAGGCTCGTCGAACGACTTGAGTGTCGCGTCTGCAGGGGCATTCTCCTGTGCGAAGATCTCGCCGGTAGTGCCTGTCTGGACTCCGATCACTTTGCCGGCCATGTCTGGCAGCGACTTGATCGAGTCGGCATCTGCCTTTCGGATCAGCAGGGACTGGTCCGCGTCGAAGTACGGGTCGGAGAACAGTGCGTTTGCCGCGCGTTCTTCGGTGATCGTCATGGCCGAGACCACGATGTCGCACGTTCCTGCCTGCGGTGCAAGCCAGATACCGTCGAACGGCTGGACCGTGACTTCCATCTTCAGCCCAAGACCGTCGGCGATCTTGGACATGAGGTCCATGTCGAATCCGGTCCAGGAGCCATCGTCGGCCTGGAACTCAAACGGCGGGTACGGCGCATCGCTGCAGACAGTCAGGGTGCCTGACTTCACCAGCTTGTAGTCGCCGCTCGATCCCGTCGCGCAAGCCGTCGCCACGAGAGCCAACACGAGTACGAGTACGAGAGCGATGTTCATTCGTCTCATTGGGTGTTCCTCCTCCTGAGCGCAGGCCGCGCCCTAAAGCGAATGTTACGCACCATAGGCTCGGCTTGCACATGCGCCCGGCTCCGGACTCTCCTTTTCGACACTCCCGGCGCTAATCTGATGTCGCGCGTCGGTGGTAGCTTCCAGGTACGACGCCGAGACCCCATCAAGGATTCCCCATGAACGAAGGTCTGCTGGACCGCATCAACGACCCGGCCGATCTCAAAGACCTCACTCCCGAACAGCTCGAAGAACTCTGTGGAGAGATCCGGACGTATCTCGTAGACGAGATCAGCAATACGGGGGGTCATCTGTCACCCAACCTCGGCATCGTCGAGTTGACGTTGGCCATTCACCGCAGCTTCGACAGTCCCCGTGATCGCATCATCTTCGACGTCGGGCACCAGGCATACGTCCACAAACTGGTCACTGGGCGACACGACTTCTCCACCCTGCGTACGTTCGGGGGATTGTCCGGCTATCCGAATCGTCGTGAGAGCGAGCACGACTGGGTCGAGAACAGCCATGCGTCCACCGCGCTCAGCTATGCGCTCGGCAACGCGATCGCGAACTCCCGGCTCGGGAACAACCGCTTCACGGTTGCTGTGATCGGAGATGGTGCCCTGACGGGAGGCATGGCCTACGAAGCGCTGAACCATATCGCCGTTCTGCGCCCTCCCCGCCTGGTCATCGTGCTCAACGACAACGGACGGTCCTATGCGCCGACCGTTGGCGGCATCGCCGCACTCGCGCACGTTCGGTTCGATCCTCGTTATGAGTGGGCCAAGAGGACGCTCGGCAAACTCCTCCGCAGCATCCCGGCGGTCGGTGAGAGTGCCGACGAACTCGCCCGCAGGCTCAAGGAGGGTTTCAAGCAGTTGATCGAGCCCGGCACCGTCTTCGACGCGATGGGCTTGAAATACTCGGGAACGATCGACGGCCACGACATCGCCGCGATCGAGGAGGCGTTCACCCATGCCCGGACATTCGATGAGCCGACGGTGGTGCATGTTGTCACCGAGAAAGGCAGGGGCTACGAGCCGGCGGTTCGTGATGAAGTCGACAAGCTGCATGGGGTACCGTCGTTCGACGTTCCGACCGGACGCCCAAAGAACTCGGAGTTGAAGCTGACCGACGTCGTGGGTCGAGCGCTCGTCCACGCCGCAAGAGAGCGAGAGGACCTCATTGCGATCTCTGCGGCAATGATCTCGAGCACCGGATTGGCCGAGATGGCCGACGAGTTCCCGGACAGGGTGATCGACACGGGCATCGCGGAACAACACGCCGTGACACTTGCCGCAGGCCTTGCGATGTCCGGACTCCGTCCGGTCGTGGCCATCTATTCGAGTTTCCTGCAACGCGCCTTCGATCAGATCACGATGGATGTCGCACTGCACGAACTGCCTGTGGTGTTCCTGCTCGACCGCGCCGGCGTGACCGGCCCCGACGGGGCGTCCCATCACGGTGCGTTCGACCTGTCCTATCTGAGGATGATCCCCAACATGGTGATTGGGGCTCCGTCGGATGCGGTCGAGCTGTGTGGGATGGTGGAGACCGCCCTCGATGTGGACGGCCCGATGGCCATCCGATTCCCGAAGGGACCTGCAGGGTCTCTTCCGGGATTCCCCGTGGAGCCATTGGAGGTGGGCGTCTGGGAGGAACTCCGGTCGGGGGTCGATGTCATGATCTTCGCCGTGGGTCGCATGGTCGAACCTTCGACGAAGGCGGCTCTGATGTTGGAGCAGCAAGGCATCTCGGTTGGGGTCGTGAATGCCCGCTGGGTCAAGCCCATGGACAGGAGGCTCTGCGACTGGGCTCGAGACGTGTCCCATGTCGTCACCATCGAGGACAATGTGCTCTCCGGGGGTTTCGGGGAAGGGGTCATGGAGATCCTCAGCTCCGAAGGTCTTGCCGGCAAGGTGTATACGATCGGGCTCCCCGACCAGTTCCTGCCTGCCGGAGCTGCCGGCAAGGTCCTCGAATCGGTCGAGATGGACCCGGACGCTCTCGCTCGTCGGATTGCCGCGTTCATCGTCTGATACACCGGATCTGCTCATAGCGGGCGCGTTCAATACGCGAAATCCAGGGTCTTTCTTGATGGCTGCCGAGGGTTCGCAGTCTGCCGAATGATGCCGGTGTGCGGGTCGGCAGGCGGTGCCTCGACTACCAGCCTCTTGCGCCATTCCGCCGGCCAGGGACGCCGTTCGCGATGTCCCTACGAGCGACGTGTCCGACTCGACATCGACACTCCGGATGTCGTGGGCCAAGGCGCTGGGAGCGTTACCCGCAAGCCCTCGATCACCACCCATGCGGCGCCGGCAGAATCGAGCACAGAGCAAGTGGCGGATGCATCATCGTCGAGGAGCGTGTCATGCATCGTCCGACGGGCTCCTGGTCAACGTCGGTATTCGTTCAGTGCCGGCGAGAACTAGTTGAAGTCGTCGTTGCACGACCGCTAAGTTATTACGGTTGCGGGTGAACCGCAGATCTATAGCTGGAGGTCGAATGACGAAACGAATCATCCTATTGGTAGTTGTTCTTGCGATGGTTGCCGCCGCTTGCGCAAGTGGCGGAGAGGCAACCACGACAACCGCCGGTACCGAGACACCAACGACAACTGCCGCGCCTGCGCAGACGTCGGCCGCAGGAAGCTTGCTCGACACCGTGATTCAACGCGGCGTTCTCAGGTGCGGGGTCAACGAGACGCTGCCAGGTTTCGGGTCCAAGGACTCGGCCGGCCAATTCGTCGGCTTTGACACCGACCTTTGCCGGGCAATCGCAGCTGCCGTACTGGGTGACTCCACCAAGGTCGAGTTCACATCGCTGACGGCCGCACAGCGGTTCGAAGCCGTGAGCAGTGGATCGATTGACGTGCTGAGCCGGAACACGACATGGACTCAGAGCCGCGACGGCGAGTTGGGTCTGACGTTCGCTCCGACGACGTACTACGACGGTCAGCAGGTCATGGCGCGCACGGCTGACGGTTTCAGCGCCGATTCGACCCTTGCCGACCTTCAGGGTGCGATTGTCTGCACGAACGCAGGCACCACGACTGAAAAGAACATCCAGGAAGCACTCAACGCGATAGGTGTCGACTTCACGTTGACGACCTTCGAAGACTTCAACATGGTGTTGCAGAACTTCAAGGACGGCGCATGTGACGCGGTAACGACGGACGGTTCCGGCCTCGTGTCCCGCAAGTCGACAGATGAGCCGACGCTGGGCGACTGGGTCATCTTCCCGGCTGTGCCGCTGTCCAAGGAGCCCCTCGGTCCTGCGACCAAGCAGGGCGATGCTCTTTGGAGCGACGCGGTGCGGTGGACCATCTATGCGATGTTCATTGCTGAGGAGAACGGTGTTACGAGCGCCAACGTCGACGAGATGAAGGCCAATCCGCCCACCGGCGAGATCGGTCGTCTCCTCGGTGGAGACGGAGAGAAGCAGACCGCCATGGGTCTGCCTGCCGATGCGTTCTATCAGGTGATCAAGCAGGTTGGTAACTACGCAGAGGTGTACGACAAGCACCTTACGCCGCTTGGACTGAAGCGGGGCCTCAACGCCCTGTGGATCGACGGTGGCCTTCTGTACGCACCACCGGCCCGCTAGACATAGCGAAGAAAAAGTGTTGGGGGACGCGTTGCGTCCCCCAACCACCTAAAGGAGGCGTGTGACTCAGGCACGCGAGATATCTCAGCCGCATGCTCGACCGCCGTTGTGGCGTAATGCCGCCTTCCTGAAGTGGGCGGGACAGATCGGTGTTCTCGTCGCGCTGGTTCTGGTGGCAGTCGCCGCAGTCACGGTTGCCTCCAACAACCTGAAGGCGCAAGGCCTTCCTTTCTCGTGGAAATTCCTCACCGACGTACCGGGGATCAGGCTCGCCGAGGGGTTCGAGACGGTCCCCGAGACCGGTTTGCAGGCTCTCCTCGTCGGTATCGTCAACATGCTGAGAGTGACGGTCACGGGGATCTTTGCTGCGACGTTCCTCGGTGTGATCGTTGGCATCGCGCGTCTCTCATCGAACTGGATCGTGTCGAAAGTGGCGGTGGTCTACATCGAGTTGATGCGGAATATTCCGCTCCTCGTCCAGATCGTCTTCTGGTTCTCCATCGCCGGTGGCTTCCCCATTCTGAAGCCGACCGGTAATGGACCCATCGATGGATGGTTCTACATCACCAACAAGGGAATCTCGATTCCCTGGTTCTTTCCCCGGGAAGTCTTCTGGCAGTGGATCGCTTTTGTCGTCGCAGGCCTGATCGCGGCACGCTTCGTGTTCCGGTGGCGCGTTCGACACCTGGAGGAGACGGGGGAGGCCGGCCACGAGTTCCTCTTTTCGATTGGAGCATTCCTGGCCATTGCGGTGATCGGTTGGTGGGCGCATCCGATCACAGGTTTCCTCGGGTGGATCTTCGGCGCAGTCGGGTGGGTCTTCCGTTCAACGCCGCTGCTGCTCGGCCAACTCATCCTCGCAGGTGCTTCAGCGGCGATCGGATTCCTGTGGATCAAACGATTCCTGGATTCGCGCCGAACCCCTGCCGGGTTGGCCAAGCTGACCGATGACGACTACTTCCGGATCATCTTCGCCGGACTTCTCGGGATGCTTGGAGCCGCCGTGTTCATCCTGGTCCCCGGCATCACCAACGGGATCCTGGGGGGGCTTCAGAGATTCTTCGAGTTCGCCGACACGAAATACGACTGGCTTCGCACGGGGCAGATCGTCGAGTTTGGCCGTCCCGGGGTGATCATCCCCGGCAAGTTCCCGCAGTTGGCGCCGACCGGGATGACGATGACTCAGTTCTTCTTCGCCGTATGGATGGCCATCACCTTGTACACGGCATCGTTCATCGCGGAGATCGTCCGAGGCGGCATCCTGGCTGTGCCGAAAGGACAGACCGAAGCGGGACTGGCGGTCGGAC is a genomic window containing:
- a CDS encoding transporter substrate-binding domain-containing protein — its product is MTKRIILLVVVLAMVAAACASGGEATTTTAGTETPTTTAAPAQTSAAGSLLDTVIQRGVLRCGVNETLPGFGSKDSAGQFVGFDTDLCRAIAAAVLGDSTKVEFTSLTAAQRFEAVSSGSIDVLSRNTTWTQSRDGELGLTFAPTTYYDGQQVMARTADGFSADSTLADLQGAIVCTNAGTTTEKNIQEALNAIGVDFTLTTFEDFNMVLQNFKDGACDAVTTDGSGLVSRKSTDEPTLGDWVIFPAVPLSKEPLGPATKQGDALWSDAVRWTIYAMFIAEENGVTSANVDEMKANPPTGEIGRLLGGDGEKQTAMGLPADAFYQVIKQVGNYAEVYDKHLTPLGLKRGLNALWIDGGLLYAPPAR
- the dxs gene encoding 1-deoxy-D-xylulose-5-phosphate synthase, which encodes MLDRINDPADLKDLTPEQLEELCGEIRTYLVDEISNTGGHLSPNLGIVELTLAIHRSFDSPRDRIIFDVGHQAYVHKLVTGRHDFSTLRTFGGLSGYPNRRESEHDWVENSHASTALSYALGNAIANSRLGNNRFTVAVIGDGALTGGMAYEALNHIAVLRPPRLVIVLNDNGRSYAPTVGGIAALAHVRFDPRYEWAKRTLGKLLRSIPAVGESADELARRLKEGFKQLIEPGTVFDAMGLKYSGTIDGHDIAAIEEAFTHARTFDEPTVVHVVTEKGRGYEPAVRDEVDKLHGVPSFDVPTGRPKNSELKLTDVVGRALVHAAREREDLIAISAAMISSTGLAEMADEFPDRVIDTGIAEQHAVTLAAGLAMSGLRPVVAIYSSFLQRAFDQITMDVALHELPVVFLLDRAGVTGPDGASHHGAFDLSYLRMIPNMVIGAPSDAVELCGMVETALDVDGPMAIRFPKGPAGSLPGFPVEPLEVGVWEELRSGVDVMIFAVGRMVEPSTKAALMLEQQGISVGVVNARWVKPMDRRLCDWARDVSHVVTIEDNVLSGGFGEGVMEILSSEGLAGKVYTIGLPDQFLPAGAAGKVLESVEMDPDALARRIAAFIV
- a CDS encoding transporter substrate-binding domain-containing protein — encoded protein: MRRMNIALVLVLVLALVATACATGSSGDYKLVKSGTLTVCSDAPYPPFEFQADDGSWTGFDMDLMSKIADGLGLKMEVTVQPFDGIWLAPQAGTCDIVVSAMTITEERAANALFSDPYFDADQSLLIRKADADSIKSLPDMAGKVIGVQTGTTGEIFAQENAPADATLKSFDEPAAMFLALQSGDIDGILQDFPVNLDRANQDANFVVTQKFFTGEQYGFATSNDRTALMDAINVELKKLRDNGTYDEILQKYFPGA